The DNA region TAGATAACTGCATCTGCTGTGTCATTATTAACTTTTGTTCCTGCGTTAACTTTAAATTAAAATCTAATTTCATCTTTTCACCACACAGTCTTTTTTACTATTGTAACTTATTATATCACTATATATTAATTAAATTCTACTGATACATATAAAGTTATTTTTTTGTAAATCAATAATAATCAATTTAAGTAAATGTTAGTAACAAAAAAACCTAGCCTATACTATACCGTTTACGCTAGGTTTTTTATATTGGCCTTATAGTAGTATATTGTACTATAAAAGCACATTAATATAATAATTAATATACTGCCTATCTTTCTCCCTTTACATAAGGTTTTCCATCTGCTGCTGGTGCTGTAGTTTTTCCTACAAAACCTGCTAAAGCAAGCATAGTTAATAAATATGGCAATATTGAATAAAATTCTGTTGGTAAATGCCAACTAAAGCTTTGTGCTACCATTTGAAAAGCAGTACCAAATGCGAATAACAAGCTAGCTAACATAGTTCCCTTAGGAGTCCAGTTACCAAATATAACTGCTGCTAAAGCTATAAATCCACGACCAGCAACCATGCCTTCTCTGTAAACTGGAGTTATACCTATAGAAAGTGCCGCTCCTCCAAGCCCTGCTAAAACTCCTGATAATATAACACACAAGTATCTTGTTTTATATACATTTATACCCAAAGTATCTGCTGCTGCTGGATGCTCACCTACAGCTCTTATTCTAAGTCCTATTGGTGTTTTATATAATACATAACTAGCTACAAAAACAAGTATTATAGCTATTATAACAAACCAATTAAGCCCAGCTAAAAATTGCCCTAGTACTGGTATTTTTTCAATAGACTTTGGAATTGAATACCCTAATCCATTGACTATATCTGTTTGACCACCTTTATGAAATACTTTCATTATTAAAAAACTTGCAAGAGCTGATGAAAATAAATTAATAGCTGTTCCTGATATAACTTGATCTGCTCTTAAAGTTATACTTAAAAATGCGTGAATTAAAGCTATAAAACCACCCGCTACCATAGCAAAAAATATACCCATTACAGGATTTCCAGTAATGTAAGAACCTAAAACTGCAAAGAAGGCTCCAACAATCATCATACCTTCAAGTCCAATGTTAACTACTCCCGATTTTTCAGAAAACACCCCTCCAAGACCTGCAAAAATTAAAGGAGCTGCCATTCTAAGTGTAGCATTTATAAGTGAGATAATTAAATTATTATCCATTGATCATTGCTCCTTTCTTCTTTCTATTTTCAAAGTATTTGACTATATAATCTGTAGCTACAAATATAATTATTACCGCTTGTATTAAAGCAACTATTTCCTTAGGTATACCGTTTAACTGTAATACTTTTGAACTACTATTTAATGCACCAAATAGTATCGCTGCTGGTATACATCCTATTGGATTATTTTTAGCAAGTAGTGCAACAGCTATACCATCAAAACCAAAATTAGGGAAAGCCATCATATCTTGAACTTGATGCATAACTCCTGCTACATGCGTAGCTCCACCAATTCCTGCTATAGCTCCTGATAAAACCATTGCCAATATAATATTCTTCGATATGTTTATTCCTCCATATTCTGAACCATATGGATTAATTCCTACTGCTCTTATTTCATAACCTACAGTAGTTTTCCATAACAACCAGTAAATAAATATAGCTACAATTATAGCTAATATTAAACTTACATTAGCATTACTTATTTTACTAAATTTAAGAAATTGAGCACTTTTTTGTATCAATGGTGTACTTGATGTTGCCTTAACTCCAAATCTAGTTCTTAATATCATCCAGTTTACAATATACATTCCTATAAAATTCATCATTATAGTATTGATAACTTCATTAGTTCCAAATTTAGCTTTTAAATATCCTGGTATTCCTCCCCATATACCTCCAGCTATAATACCTATTATTATTATTAAAGGTATATGAATTACAGGACTTAATCCTGGTATTAATCCTACTAAAGCTCCTGCTCCCATTCCTACTATAAACTGTCCTTCAACACCTATATTGAAAAGTCCGCATCTAAATGCTATAGCATTAGCTACACCCGTAAATATCAATGGTGTTACAAAAACTAAGGTATTTAAGGCATTTCTCTTAGTGGCAAAGCTTCCTTTCCATATTAACTTAAATAGTGTTCCTAAAGCAGTAAAATATTGAGTTATAGAATATCCCTTAGCCCACATAACAAAGAAAACTGCAACAAATATTGATAGTATTATGGCTAAAAACGGGAATAATAAACTTTTTAACGTTCTGGTTAATGCATTGGAGGTTTTTTCTTTATTACTCAATGTCTGACACCTCTCCCTCTTTATCTTTTAAGCTTCCACCTGCCATAAGTATGCCTAATTTCTGCTCATTTGCATCCTTTCTATCTAGTACATCCACTATATGTCCATCATACATAACTGCTATTCTATCAGATAAAGCTAAAATCTCATCTAATTCCAAGGAAACAAGCAAAACTGCTTTCCCATTGTCTCTTTCTCCTACAAGTCTTTTATGAATAAATTCTATAGCTCCTACATCCACTCCTCTAGTAGGCTGTGATGCTATTAAAAGTTCCGGATCTTTAGAAATTTCTCTTGCTACAATTAACTTTTGTTGGTTACCACCAGATAATGAGGAAGCTGATACTTCATCATTAGGTGTTCTTACATCAAATTCTTTTATGAGTTTTTTACAATATTCTCTTATCTTTGTATAATTCATAATTCCTTTTTTGCTAAAAGGCTTACTGCGGTGACTTCCAAGAATGGAATTTTCGTATAATGAATAATCAAGTATAAGTCCTCTTTTATGTCTATCTTCGGGTATATGTCCTAATCCTGAATTTATAATATCCATTGGATTTTTAGCGTATATATCTTTTCCCTTTAAGGTTATTTTCCCTTTTTCTGGCTTTCTAAGTCCAGTTAATGCCTCAATAAACTCTGTCTGTCCATTTCCATCTACTCCAGCTATCCCTACTATTTCCCCACCATGAACAGTTAAATCTATACCTTTTACTGCTTCTATATTTCTGGAGTCTTTTACATGTAAATCCTCTATTTCTAATACTTTTTCACCTAATTGTGCTTCTTTTTTATCTACTACTAATTGAACTTTTCTACCTACCATTAATTCTGCTAGTTCATCTATGTTTGTATCTTTGGTATTAACTATTCCTGTAACTTTTCCTCTTCTTATAATAGTAACTCTATCACTCATTTTCATAACTTCTTTTAGTTTATGAGTTATAAGAATTACTGATTTACCTTCTTTCTCCAAATTATTAATAATAACTCCAAGCTCATCAATTTCCTGTGGTGTTAATACTGCAGTAGGTTCATCTAAAATTAATATTTCTGCTCCCCTATAAAGCGCTTTAAGTATTTCAACCTTTTGCTGTTGTCCTACAGAAATATCCTCGATTACTGCATCTGGGTCTATTGAAAAACCATATTTGTCAGCTATGTCTTTAACATCTTTTCTAGCCTTATTTATATCTATAGATAATCCTTTTTTAGGTTCTGTACCTAATACTATATTTTGGGTAACAGTAAAATTATGCACAAGCATGAAATGTTGATGTACCATACCTATGCCTAATTTTATGGCATCATTAGGATTTGCTAAACTTACCTTATTTCCCTTTACGTATATTTCTCCCTTTTCAGGTTGATATAAGCCATATAGTATATTCATTAAAGTAGTTTTTCCAGCACCATTTTCACCAAGAAGTACATGCGTTTCACCCTTTATAAGTTCAAAATCTACATCATCATTAGCTACAGTACCGGGGAATATCTTGGTTATACCTTTCATCTCTACTACTTTTTCCATTATTCTTCCTCCTATTTACCTAAGAATGCTATGGATATTTATAAAAAGCTAGATGTAATTACATCTAGCTTATTTAATTAATTACTATTTTACTGCATTTGTTGTAAACTTCATTGCTTTTTCTTTAGTTTCTGGAACTTTTATTTTTCCATCTACTATAGCTTTTTTATATTTTTCAACTAATTCTAAAACATCTGCTGGAACATTGTTTTTTGATGTATCTGCCACACCAACACCATTTTCCTTTAAACCATATACTTTTGTTTCACCTTTAAATGTTCCATTAACAACAGCTTCAACAGATTCTTTAGTAGCTAAGTCAACTCTTTTTATCATACTTGTTAATATTACATTTTTATATTTTGGCACTGATACTGCTTGGTCTTGGTCAACACCTATAGCCCAAACTTCTTTTCCAGCTTTTTTAAGTTCATCTGCAACTTTGAATAATCCTATTCCAACTCCACCAGCTGCATGATAAACTATATCGCATCCTTCATTGTATAAAGATTTACCAAATTCATAGCCTTTGTTTGTATCTGAGAAAGAATCTGCATATTTAACAACCACTTTAATGTTAGGATTTACAGCTCTTGCCCCTGCTATGTATCCAGCAGTAAATTTATTTATACTTGGAACATCTTTTCCACCTAAATAACCTATTTTAC from Haloimpatiens massiliensis includes:
- a CDS encoding ABC transporter permease encodes the protein MDNNLIISLINATLRMAAPLIFAGLGGVFSEKSGVVNIGLEGMMIVGAFFAVLGSYITGNPVMGIFFAMVAGGFIALIHAFLSITLRADQVISGTAINLFSSALASFLIMKVFHKGGQTDIVNGLGYSIPKSIEKIPVLGQFLAGLNWFVIIAIILVFVASYVLYKTPIGLRIRAVGEHPAAADTLGINVYKTRYLCVILSGVLAGLGGAALSIGITPVYREGMVAGRGFIALAAVIFGNWTPKGTMLASLLFAFGTAFQMVAQSFSWHLPTEFYSILPYLLTMLALAGFVGKTTAPAADGKPYVKGER
- a CDS encoding ABC transporter ATP-binding protein — translated: MEKVVEMKGITKIFPGTVANDDVDFELIKGETHVLLGENGAGKTTLMNILYGLYQPEKGEIYVKGNKVSLANPNDAIKLGIGMVHQHFMLVHNFTVTQNIVLGTEPKKGLSIDINKARKDVKDIADKYGFSIDPDAVIEDISVGQQQKVEILKALYRGAEILILDEPTAVLTPQEIDELGVIINNLEKEGKSVILITHKLKEVMKMSDRVTIIRRGKVTGIVNTKDTNIDELAELMVGRKVQLVVDKKEAQLGEKVLEIEDLHVKDSRNIEAVKGIDLTVHGGEIVGIAGVDGNGQTEFIEALTGLRKPEKGKITLKGKDIYAKNPMDIINSGLGHIPEDRHKRGLILDYSLYENSILGSHRSKPFSKKGIMNYTKIREYCKKLIKEFDVRTPNDEVSASSLSGGNQQKLIVAREISKDPELLIASQPTRGVDVGAIEFIHKRLVGERDNGKAVLLVSLELDEILALSDRIAVMYDGHIVDVLDRKDANEQKLGILMAGGSLKDKEGEVSDIE
- a CDS encoding ABC transporter permease; the encoded protein is MSNKEKTSNALTRTLKSLLFPFLAIILSIFVAVFFVMWAKGYSITQYFTALGTLFKLIWKGSFATKRNALNTLVFVTPLIFTGVANAIAFRCGLFNIGVEGQFIVGMGAGALVGLIPGLSPVIHIPLIIIIGIIAGGIWGGIPGYLKAKFGTNEVINTIMMNFIGMYIVNWMILRTRFGVKATSSTPLIQKSAQFLKFSKISNANVSLILAIIVAIFIYWLLWKTTVGYEIRAVGINPYGSEYGGINISKNIILAMVLSGAIAGIGGATHVAGVMHQVQDMMAFPNFGFDGIAVALLAKNNPIGCIPAAILFGALNSSSKVLQLNGIPKEIVALIQAVIIIFVATDYIVKYFENRKKKGAMING
- a CDS encoding BMP family lipoprotein; the encoded protein is MNKKKIVAMFASLAMVATLFVGCGKAGSENATNGSKEGQKQEQKGKDIKIGLSTDEGGLNDKSFNQSADKGIKDAQKTTGVQYFPIESKQKEDYEQNLQTLSLDQNCDLTFAIGYQMQEALQKIAKANTDKKYAIVDSVIELPNVRSLVFKEEEGSFLVGAIAAKMSKTGKIGYLGGKDVPSINKFTAGYIAGARAVNPNIKVVVKYADSFSDTNKGYEFGKSLYNEGCDIVYHAAGGVGIGLFKVADELKKAGKEVWAIGVDQDQAVSVPKYKNVILTSMIKRVDLATKESVEAVVNGTFKGETKVYGLKENGVGVADTSKNNVPADVLELVEKYKKAIVDGKIKVPETKEKAMKFTTNAVK